From the genome of Spinacia oleracea cultivar Varoflay chromosome 2, BTI_SOV_V1, whole genome shotgun sequence, one region includes:
- the LOC130467131 gene encoding uncharacterized protein → MNPNYSIFTNNSNPYSSFSRIKRLSASIQLAALPLTHLGDKAMFLAHMTPFYPKELTVLLRTSGKSLWEFNDQDRKALEEDPSVFDYDDIKSKMVQLKAENKQQRQLFEQME, encoded by the exons ATGAATCCGAATTACAGTATCTTTACAAATAATTCAAATCCTTACTCAAGCTTTTCGCGGATCAAGCGGCTCTCAGCTTCAATTCAGTTAGCGGCATTGCCTCTGACACACCTTGGTGATAAGGCCATGTTCTTGGCTCACATGACTCCGTTTTACCCTAAGGAGCTCACCGTTCTTCTTCGAACTTCCGGGAAGTCATT GTGGGAATTTAATGATCAGGACAGGAAAGCGTTAGAAGAAGACCCTTCCGTATTTGATTATGATGATATAAAATCGAAAATGGTTCAGCTGAAAGCCGAAAATAAGCAGCAGCGCCAG TTATTTGAACAAATGGAATGA
- the LOC110800335 gene encoding type III polyketide synthase A, whose product MLKNGGNGASSDRTATLGKATVLAIGKAFPKQLIPQEHLVEGYIRDTNCHDLVVKEKLERLCKTTTVKTRYTVMSREILDKYPEIATEGTPTIRQKLEIANPAVVEMALEASIACIKEWGRPAQDITHIVYVSSSEIRLPGGDLYLSAELGLRSDVGRVMLYFLGCYGGVTGLRVAKDIAENNPGSRVLLTTSETTILGFRPPNKDRPYDLVGAALFGDGAAAVVIGSNPDLSRENPFMELNYAVQQFLPGTHNVIDGCLTEEGINFKLGRDLPIKIEDNIEEFCKKLMSKEGLKEFNELFWAVHPGGPAILNRVENTLKLTGDKLNCSRRALMDYGNVSSNTIFYVMEYMREELKNKENGGEEWGLALAFGPGITFEGILLRSL is encoded by the exons ATGTTGAAAAACGGCGGTAATGGTGCTTCAAGCGATCGCACTGCCACTCTAGGCAAGGCAACTGTGCTTGCAATTGGTAAGGCTTTCCCCAAGCAACTCATCCCCCAGGAACATTTGGTTGAAGGCTACATTCGCGACACCAATTGCCACGATTTGGTCGTCAAGGAGAAATTAGAGAGATTAT GCAAGACAACAACAGTGAAGACTAGATACACAGTGATGTCCAGAGAGATACTTGACAAGTACCCGGAAATTGCGACTGAAGGAACACCGACTATCAGGCAAAAGTTGGAGATAGCAAACCCAGCAGTGGTAGAAATGGCCCTTGAAGCCAGCATTGCTTGCATAAAGGAATGGGGTAGGCCAGCTCAAGACATAACACACATTGTTTATGTCTCCTCAAGTGAGATAAGATTACCTGGAGGTGACTTGTACCTTTCTGCTGAGCTCGGGCTTAGGTCTGATGTGGGCCGGGTGATGCTTTACTTCTTGGGCTGTTATGGTGGGGTGACGGGTTTGCGTGTAGCCAAGGACATAGCAGAGAACAACCCAGGTAGCAGAGTACTCTTAACCACCTCAGAAACCACCATTTTGGGCTTCCGTCCCCCTAACAAGGATCGCCCTTACGACCTTGTTGGGGCAGCCCTTTTTGGTGACGGAGCAGCAGCTGTAGTTATCGGATCAAACCCGGATTTAAGCCGGGAAAACCCATTTATGGAGCTGAACTACGCGGTCCAACAGTTCTTGCCTGGGACCCACAACGTGATCGATGGCTGCCTTACTGAAGAAGGCATCAACTTTAAGCTAGGTAGGGACTTACCCATCAAAATCGAGGACAACATCGAAGAGTTTTGCAAGAAGCTAATGAGCAAGGAAGGGTTGAAAGAGTTTAACGAGTTGTTTTGGGCAGTGCATCCTGGTGGTCCGGCGATCCTTAATAGGGTGGAGAATACTCTGAAATTAACCGGAGATAAGCTCAACTGCAGTAGAAGAGCGTTAATGGATTACGGAAATGTTAGTAGCAACACTATATTCTACGTGATGGAGTATATGAGGGAAGAGTTGAAGAACAAAGAAAATGGAGGAGAAGAATGGGGACTTGCCTTAGCATTTGGACCTGGGATTACTTTTGAAGGCATTCTCCTTCGCAGTCTTTGA
- the LOC110800331 gene encoding uncharacterized protein — MANTPPVTPLSEDKKAQNNGFGNGRLIPQLLASVPAPFSYLAETTSYLTSCFPDFSDQSTRADGVRDEREMASLISEQTTELLSPGHLYSKRTHGSDLGLSALASTSEAMHLNGAIRRDAADLSSENDGALVQSTSTSTSQSGISLFQGLVERARRTVRGSADDIGWLQHDPDMPSTVDGTERFMEILDSISHGVHRLPKSVIYLLVPGLFSNHGPLYFTSTKTCFSKMGLACHIAKIHSEASIEKNARVLKEYIEEIYWGSKKRVMLLGHSKGGVDAAAALSMYWPELKDKVAGLVIAQSPYGGSPIASDILRPGQLGDYVNARKLMEILICKVIKGDLQALEDLTYEKRREFLKKNPLPKELPVVSFHTEAKISPAVLATLSHVAHAELGQAAKLPVMMPLGAAMAACAQLLQVRYGEKSDGLVTCRDAEVPGSVVVHPKRKLDHAWMVYSSNEDPNEANASQVCEALLQLHMEEAGQRRNQELGLKEE, encoded by the exons ATGGCCAATACGCCGCCTGTCACGCCACTCTCGGAGGACAAGAAG GCACAAAATAATGGTTTCGGGAATGGAAGGCTTATCCCACAACTATTAGCTTCTGTTCCAGCTCCATTTTCTTATCTAGCAGAAACAACTTCGTACTTAACTAGTTGTTTCCCTGATTTTTCAG ACCAAAGTACAAGGGCTGATGGTGTTAGAGATGAGCGAGAAATGGCGTCTTTGATCTCTGAACAAACTACAGAATTGCTTTCTCCGGGTCACCTTTATTCAAAAAGAACTCATGGAAGTGATTTGGGGCTTTCTGCTTTGGCAAGTACATCTGAGGCTATGCATTTGAATGGTGCTATTAGAAGAGATGCAGCAGATTTATCATCAGAAAATGATGGTGCTTTAGTGCAATCAACTTCTACAAGTACCAGTCAATCTGGAATTTCCCTCTTTCAAGG ACTAGTTGAACGGGCACGAAGGACCGTTCGTGGGTCAGCAGATGATATTGGTTGGCTCCAACATGATCCAGATATGCCTTCAACGGTGGATGGAACTGAGAGATTTATGGAAATTCTTGACAGTATCAG TCATGGTGTCCACAGGTTACCGAAGTCGGTGATTTATTTATTGGTTCCAG GCCTTTTCAGCAACCACGGACCACTCTATTTTACCAGCACAAAAACTTGCTTCTCAAAGATGGGTTTGGCATGTCATATTGCCAAGATCCATAGTGAG gcttcaaTTGAGAAAAATGCTAGAGTACTAAAAGAATATATTGAAGAGATATACTGGGGCTCTAAGAAACGTGTCATGCTGCTTGGTCATAGCAAAGGAGGAGTAGATGCAGCTGCTGCTCTATCTATGTATTGGCCAGAACTTAAGGATAAGGTTGCTGGCTTGGTTATAGCTCAGAGTCCATATGGTGGTAGTCCGATAGCTTCAGATATTCTGCGTCCAGGACAACTTGGTGACTATGTTAATGCACGTAAACTAATGGAAATTCTTATCTGCAAAGTAATTAAG GGTGATCTGCAAGCTTTAGAGGATTTAACATATGAGAAAAGACGGGAATTCCTGAAGAAAAATCCGTTGCCCAAAGAACTGCCTGTTGTATCATTCCACACAGAAGCTAAAATATCTCCTGCAGTATTGGCAACATTGTCTCATGTGGCACATGCAGAGCTAGGTCAGGCTGCAAAACTTCCTGTGATGATGCCGCTTGGAGCTGCAATGGCTGCTTGTGCTCAGCTTCTTCAGGTCAGGTATGGGGAGAAAAGTGATGGTCTTGTGACTTGTCGTGATGCCGAAGTCCCTGGCTCAGTGGTAGTTCACCCTAAAAGAAAGTTAGACCATGCGTGGATGGTGTATTCATCCAATGAAGATCCAAATGAAGCAAACGCTTCACAAGTCTGTGAGGCTCTTTTACAGCTTCATATGGAAGAAGCAGGGCAGAGGAGGAATCAAGAACTTGGTTTGAAAGAAGAATGA